A portion of the Armatimonadota bacterium genome contains these proteins:
- a CDS encoding Lrp/AsnC family transcriptional regulator, translating to MSAVVSAVVLLKTSPGQARKAAIAIRKIRGVREVHVVTGPYDIICTTEAGDMAALADTVISRIQRTAGVTDSLTCLVV from the coding sequence GTGAGTGCCGTGGTCTCAGCGGTGGTGCTGCTCAAGACCAGTCCTGGCCAGGCCCGCAAGGCGGCGATTGCCATCCGGAAGATCAGGGGTGTCCGGGAGGTGCACGTCGTTACCGGCCCCTACGACATCATCTGCACGACCGAGGCGGGCGACATGGCGGCGCTCGCCGACACGGTGATCTCCAGGATCCAGCGGACCGCGGGCGTGACCGACTCGCTCACCTGCCTGGTCGTGTAG